A single Thermoanaerobacterium sp. RBIITD DNA region contains:
- a CDS encoding FAD-dependent oxidoreductase: MKIVIIGNSAAMVGAVEAIRKHDKASNIIVISDEKYHVYSRPLISYYLANTVTEENMSYRDKDFYRKNNVETILGVKAASIDVNNKHVILENGDYVLYDKLLIATGGKPFVPPIEGLNKKNIQTFIKLDEAKKLKASIKPGSKAVIIGGGLIGFKAAEGLHALGADVTIVELADRILSTILDNESASIVIKRLMKDGIKIKTGTTVDKIIGNEYVETVHLKNGEELPVDNLIFAIGVIPNTDVVKNTPVKINRGIVVDKNMKTNIDDIYAAGDVAEGYDMLLKSNRVVPIWPNAYMQGETAGLNMIGIENVNKGIFPMNSIGYKDTYIITAGIINPLDDSYQVMVKTDFDKDLYKKIVLKENKLVGFILINDVDRAGIYTGLIRDSIDVTPFKDYLLKDDFGYVYFPKDFRKSRMLGQEAAV; encoded by the coding sequence ATGAAGATTGTTATAATAGGAAATTCAGCAGCAATGGTCGGTGCAGTCGAAGCAATCAGGAAACATGATAAAGCGTCAAATATTATAGTTATATCTGATGAAAAATATCATGTGTATTCAAGGCCACTTATATCATATTACCTTGCAAACACTGTTACGGAAGAAAATATGTCATATAGGGATAAAGACTTTTACCGTAAAAATAATGTTGAAACAATACTAGGTGTTAAAGCAGCCTCCATTGATGTAAATAATAAACATGTAATATTGGAAAACGGCGATTATGTACTATATGACAAATTGCTTATAGCAACTGGTGGAAAGCCATTTGTTCCACCAATAGAGGGCTTAAATAAGAAAAATATCCAGACATTTATTAAACTTGATGAGGCGAAAAAGTTAAAGGCATCAATTAAACCTGGTTCTAAAGCAGTTATAATCGGCGGAGGTTTAATAGGTTTCAAAGCTGCTGAAGGGCTGCATGCACTTGGTGCAGATGTAACAATTGTAGAACTTGCAGACAGAATATTAAGTACGATACTTGATAATGAGTCAGCCTCAATTGTAATCAAAAGGCTTATGAAAGATGGCATCAAGATAAAAACAGGTACAACTGTTGATAAAATAATTGGCAATGAATATGTCGAAACTGTTCATCTAAAAAATGGTGAAGAACTACCTGTAGATAACCTTATATTTGCAATCGGCGTAATACCAAATACTGACGTTGTCAAAAATACACCTGTAAAAATAAATCGCGGCATCGTAGTTGATAAAAATATGAAAACTAATATTGATGATATCTATGCAGCTGGTGATGTTGCAGAAGGCTACGATATGCTTTTGAAATCAAATAGGGTAGTTCCGATATGGCCAAATGCTTACATGCAAGGTGAAACAGCTGGTCTAAATATGATAGGAATTGAAAATGTTAATAAGGGTATATTTCCCATGAATTCTATAGGCTATAAAGATACCTATATAATAACAGCGGGTATAATAAACCCTCTAGATGATTCATACCAAGTTATGGTTAAGACAGATTTTGATAAGGATTTGTATAAAAAAATTGTTTTAAAAGAAAATAAGCTTGTTGGATTTATATTGATTAATGATGTTGATAGAGCAGGAATATACACTGGTTTAATAAGAGACAGTATTGATGTGACACCATTTAAGGATTATTTATTAAAAGATGATTTTGGATATGTATATTTCCCAAAGGATTTCAGAAAATCAAGGATGTTGGGACAGGAGGCTGCTGTATAA
- a CDS encoding 4Fe-4S dicluster domain-containing protein codes for MKKVYAREEVCIGCKLCEVYCITSHSKYKDVLKAYKFESVRPTPKIIVEENRPLSFSLQCRHCDDAPCVKACITGAMQKDPITGVVTCNTDKCVGCWTCVLVCGYGAIIRDLNNKVASKCDLCAEAGEPACVKNCPNEALVYSEGGI; via the coding sequence ATGAAGAAAGTTTATGCAAGAGAAGAAGTTTGCATTGGTTGCAAACTTTGCGAAGTATATTGTATAACGTCCCACTCAAAATATAAGGATGTATTAAAAGCCTATAAATTTGAAAGTGTACGGCCTACGCCAAAAATTATAGTAGAAGAGAATCGTCCTTTATCATTTTCCCTTCAATGCAGGCATTGTGATGATGCACCCTGTGTAAAAGCTTGTATAACAGGGGCTATGCAAAAAGACCCCATAACTGGCGTCGTAACATGCAATACTGATAAATGTGTAGGGTGTTGGACATGTGTCCTTGTATGTGGTTATGGTGCAATAATAAGAGATTTAAATAACAAAGTTGCTTCGAAATGTGACCTTTGTGCTGAAGCAGGTGAACCAGCTTGTGTAAAAAATTGCCCCAATGAAGCTTTAGTATACAGTGAAGGAGGTATATAG
- a CDS encoding glutamate synthase-related protein: protein MSLNYLTPEFKVLRDYDRCINCKVCMRQCANEVHRYDEDLDKMVSNDLECVNCQRCVVMCPTQALTIIKHPQVFRENANWTYDAIRDIYRQAETGGVLLSAMGNDRPYPIYWDKMVINASQVTNPSIDPLREPMELRVFIGRKPDKIELDENLNVKTKIPPQLKLEFPIMFSAMSYGSISYNAHASLARAAEELGIFYNTGEGGLHKDFRKYGKNTIAQVASGRFGVDREYLNTAAAVEIKIGQGAKPGIGGHLPGEKVSEDVSETRMIPVGSDAISPAPHHDIYSIEDLSQLIYSLKEATDYKKPVGVKIAAVNNVAAIASGIARAGADYIAIDGFRGGTGAAPKRIRDNVGIPIEFAIASVDSRLRSEGIRHTVSLIAAGSIRNSADIIKAIALGADAVYIGSAALIALGCHMCQKCNTGKCNWGIATQDPNLVKRLNPDIGYKRLVNLITAWSHEIQEMLGGMGINDIESLKGNRLMLRGIGMTQKELDILGILAAGE from the coding sequence ATGAGTTTAAACTACCTCACGCCAGAATTTAAAGTATTAAGAGATTATGATAGATGTATTAATTGCAAAGTTTGTATGAGGCAGTGTGCTAATGAAGTACACCGCTATGATGAAGACCTCGATAAAATGGTTTCGAATGACTTAGAATGTGTAAATTGTCAGAGATGTGTCGTCATGTGCCCGACACAGGCTCTGACAATTATTAAACATCCACAGGTTTTTCGCGAAAATGCAAACTGGACATATGATGCAATAAGAGATATATATAGACAGGCTGAGACAGGTGGGGTACTCCTTTCTGCTATGGGAAATGATAGGCCATATCCTATATATTGGGACAAGATGGTCATTAATGCGAGTCAAGTTACAAACCCTTCTATAGACCCTTTAAGGGAACCTATGGAGCTTAGAGTATTTATAGGTAGGAAGCCAGACAAGATTGAACTTGATGAAAACCTGAATGTCAAGACAAAGATACCGCCACAGCTTAAGTTGGAATTTCCTATAATGTTTTCCGCTATGTCATACGGTTCTATAAGCTACAATGCACACGCATCATTGGCAAGGGCTGCTGAAGAACTCGGTATTTTTTATAATACGGGTGAAGGCGGGCTTCACAAAGATTTTCGCAAATATGGTAAAAACACAATTGCACAAGTTGCATCTGGGAGGTTTGGTGTTGATAGAGAATATTTAAACACTGCTGCAGCAGTAGAGATAAAAATCGGTCAAGGTGCAAAACCTGGTATTGGCGGACATTTACCAGGAGAAAAAGTCAGCGAAGATGTATCTGAAACGAGAATGATACCTGTAGGTAGTGATGCCATATCTCCAGCACCACACCATGATATATATTCGATAGAAGATTTAAGTCAACTGATATATTCACTTAAAGAAGCAACAGATTATAAAAAACCTGTTGGTGTTAAAATAGCTGCAGTAAACAATGTCGCTGCTATTGCATCAGGTATAGCAAGAGCAGGTGCAGATTATATCGCAATAGATGGTTTTAGAGGTGGAACAGGCGCAGCACCTAAGAGGATAAGAGACAATGTTGGTATTCCAATAGAATTTGCAATCGCATCTGTCGATTCAAGGCTTCGTTCAGAAGGCATAAGACATACGGTTTCCTTGATTGCGGCAGGTAGCATAAGAAATAGTGCGGATATAATAAAGGCAATCGCACTTGGAGCAGATGCAGTTTACATTGGTTCCGCTGCTTTAATTGCCCTTGGATGTCATATGTGTCAAAAGTGTAATACAGGAAAATGCAATTGGGGTATCGCAACACAGGATCCAAACCTCGTAAAGAGATTGAATCCGGATATCGGATATAAAAGGCTTGTAAATCTCATAACAGCATGGAGCCACGAAATACAAGAAATGCTCGGTGGCATGGGAATAAATGATATAGAAAGCTTAAAAGGCAACAGGCTGATGCTTAGAGGAATAGGTATGACACAGAAGGAACTTGACATACTGGGTATACTTGCCGCCGGAGAATAG
- a CDS encoding glutamine amidotransferase family protein, with amino-acid sequence MLKEGNIRIPSGCAISGIIDQTGAVFTGQTIADSIATMHDRSNGLGGGFAAYGIYPEFKDHYAFHMFYDGLKAKQETEDLLKANFVVAFEEKIPTRKTQGINNAPLIYRYFALPKFEKLNALELSDDDFTVKFIFDVNKNINGAYIFSSGKNMGVFKAVGYPEDVAEFYKLETYSGYMWTAHGRFPTNTPGWWGGAHPFNLLNISVVHNGELSSYDTNRKYLEEFGYVCTLQTDTEVAAYIFDLLLRKHNLPVNLAAKVVASPLWKQIDRMSSKERALYNSLKMIYSKALLNGPFSIIATYEGGFIAINDRIKLRPLTAAKKGDMIYVASEESAIREVCKSPDKIWIPRGGEPVIAELEQQNALELYEQKEVTA; translated from the coding sequence ATGTTGAAAGAAGGCAATATAAGGATACCTTCTGGCTGCGCCATCAGCGGCATTATAGATCAAACAGGCGCAGTATTTACAGGTCAAACAATAGCAGATTCCATTGCAACGATGCATGATAGATCAAATGGTCTTGGCGGAGGATTTGCCGCATACGGTATTTATCCGGAATTTAAAGATCACTATGCTTTTCACATGTTTTATGATGGCTTAAAAGCAAAGCAGGAAACAGAAGATTTATTAAAGGCTAATTTTGTTGTGGCATTTGAAGAAAAAATACCTACGAGAAAGACGCAAGGTATAAACAATGCACCGCTTATTTACAGATATTTCGCATTGCCGAAATTTGAGAAACTGAATGCATTAGAATTAAGTGACGACGATTTTACAGTTAAATTTATTTTTGATGTAAATAAAAATATAAATGGTGCGTATATCTTCTCAAGTGGTAAAAATATGGGTGTATTTAAAGCTGTAGGATATCCTGAAGATGTGGCAGAATTTTACAAACTCGAAACGTACAGCGGCTATATGTGGACTGCCCATGGAAGATTTCCTACAAATACACCCGGATGGTGGGGCGGTGCACATCCCTTTAATCTATTAAACATTTCCGTCGTTCATAATGGCGAGCTTTCATCATATGATACAAACCGTAAATACTTAGAAGAGTTTGGATATGTATGCACACTCCAGACAGACACAGAAGTCGCTGCATATATATTTGATTTGCTTTTAAGAAAGCACAATCTTCCAGTTAACTTAGCAGCAAAAGTAGTAGCGTCACCACTTTGGAAGCAGATTGATCGCATGTCATCAAAGGAAAGGGCTCTTTACAATAGTCTAAAAATGATATACAGCAAGGCCTTATTAAACGGTCCATTCTCTATCATAGCAACTTATGAAGGTGGATTTATAGCGATTAATGATAGAATAAAATTGAGACCATTAACAGCAGCTAAAAAGGGTGATATGATATATGTAGCAAGCGAAGAATCGGCAATAAGGGAAGTTTGCAAAAGCCCTGATAAAATCTGGATTCCACGCGGTGGAGAACCTGTAATAGCCGAGCTTGAACAACAAAATGCTTTAGAACTGTATGAACAAAAGGAGGTTACCGCATGA
- a CDS encoding helix-turn-helix domain-containing protein has protein sequence MNMYENIKKAARDFQKYLEVPLFLLDKNSKIIYTGDENILKKEGFFDVNREYMEKRDIFEWQNITFNNIFIEDRLFLTVGIYGTGEKTENLLLILSKAFEHLNNQLSKEDFLFELLTGNIEKDEILYYIEKYKFNKKDLYRIIIIESSDVIDDAVKIVGHIFDKNSYYTVILSTNRFAILLLDVADTDIDKATRILKDTIESEVYIKVSIGVSNKPLDLINMNYGYKEACTALEIGKKLDNDEKGIYFYNNYVLAELLMGLPEDIIKRFLNVMAEGKLDCFNDDELMQTLNAFFKNSLNLSETSRDLYIHRNTLVYRLDKIHKMTELDPKQFDDAMMLKIIMLLVKLFKD, from the coding sequence ATGAATATGTACGAAAATATAAAAAAAGCTGCTAGGGATTTTCAAAAATATTTAGAGGTACCTCTATTCCTTCTCGACAAAAATAGCAAAATAATTTACACAGGTGATGAAAATATTTTAAAAAAAGAAGGATTTTTTGATGTAAATAGAGAATATATGGAGAAAAGAGATATATTTGAATGGCAAAATATAACATTTAACAACATATTTATTGAAGATAGGCTTTTCTTGACTGTTGGCATCTATGGCACTGGCGAAAAAACAGAAAATTTGCTACTAATTTTGTCAAAAGCATTTGAACATTTAAACAATCAATTATCAAAAGAAGATTTCTTATTTGAACTGCTTACTGGAAATATTGAGAAAGACGAGATTCTCTACTATATTGAAAAATATAAATTTAATAAAAAAGATTTGTATCGAATAATAATTATAGAGTCATCTGATGTAATTGATGATGCAGTTAAAATTGTAGGGCATATATTTGATAAGAATAGTTACTATACTGTAATATTAAGTACAAACAGGTTTGCGATATTACTATTAGATGTGGCTGATACTGACATAGATAAAGCAACAAGGATTTTAAAAGATACTATTGAATCTGAAGTATATATAAAGGTAAGTATAGGTGTATCAAACAAGCCGCTGGATTTGATTAACATGAATTATGGCTATAAAGAAGCATGCACTGCTTTAGAAATAGGTAAAAAGCTTGACAATGATGAAAAAGGTATATACTTCTATAACAATTATGTATTAGCTGAACTTTTAATGGGACTACCAGAAGATATAATAAAGAGATTTTTAAATGTCATGGCAGAAGGTAAATTAGATTGTTTTAATGATGATGAGCTTATGCAGACATTGAATGCATTTTTTAAAAATAGTCTCAATTTAAGTGAAACATCGAGAGATTTATATATACACAGAAATACATTAGTCTACAGGCTTGACAAGATACATAAAATGACAGAACTTGATCCGAAACAATTTGATGATGCGATGATGTTAAAAATAATTATGCTGTTGGTTAAACTTTTTAAAGATTAG
- the ftsE gene encoding cell division ATP-binding protein FtsE — MIRFSEVSKKYKNDIIAISNINFTIENGEFVFLVGPSGAGKSTILKLLLREEIPTTGSIFIDKKNITTLKKREVPYLRRTMGVVFQDFRLLPNKTVYENIAFAMQIVEAEPKYIRRRVPMVLSLVGLSDRANSYPQQLSGGEQQRVSIARAIVNEPSILVADEPTGNLDPDTSWEIVKLISEINKRGTTVIMATHAKDIVDVMKKRVIALEKGNIVRDEMRGVYGYEV, encoded by the coding sequence ATGATAAGATTTAGTGAGGTTTCAAAAAAGTATAAAAATGATATTATAGCTATTTCAAATATAAATTTTACTATTGAAAATGGCGAATTTGTCTTTTTGGTTGGACCGAGCGGTGCAGGTAAATCGACGATATTAAAACTTTTATTAAGAGAAGAAATTCCGACAACAGGAAGTATATTTATTGACAAAAAAAATATAACGACATTAAAAAAAAGAGAAGTACCATATTTAAGAAGAACAATGGGTGTTGTATTTCAAGATTTTAGGCTTCTACCAAACAAAACTGTGTATGAAAACATCGCATTTGCAATGCAAATAGTAGAGGCAGAGCCAAAATATATAAGGAGAAGAGTCCCTATGGTTTTGTCGCTTGTAGGGTTAAGTGATAGAGCCAACTCATATCCACAGCAGCTATCAGGTGGTGAACAGCAAAGAGTATCAATAGCGAGGGCAATAGTAAATGAGCCATCAATACTTGTCGCCGATGAGCCAACGGGAAACCTTGATCCGGATACATCTTGGGAAATTGTAAAATTGATTTCAGAAATAAACAAAAGAGGTACAACCGTAATTATGGCAACACATGCTAAAGATATTGTCGATGTTATGAAAAAGAGGGTTATTGCTCTTGAAAAAGGAAATATCGTAAGAGATGAAATGAGGGGTGTTTACGGATATGAGGTTTAA
- the ftsX gene encoding permease-like cell division protein FtsX: protein MRFNTVVYYIKEGLTNVKRNRAMTIASITSVTAALLILGLFLMIILNVDSMADQVESQLQLKAFINDSYDTTKAMEVGDKIKAIDGVKSIKFESKEDALNNFKKQLGDKSYLVNGLQDDNPMPQSFIVQVSDANMMKQISNEIKKIDGVTQVSYGQDVVDKLLGIIKIIRIVGLCVILILFIISVVIISNTIKLGVFSRRREINIMKYIGATDWFIRWPFLVEGIVLGLFGALLSIIVLGLLYGYATDIVNNKLIIFTLLPVGKILRQSLLYFLLMGSVIGALGSGISIKRFLNV, encoded by the coding sequence ATGAGGTTTAATACAGTAGTTTACTATATAAAGGAAGGCTTAACAAACGTAAAAAGGAATAGAGCAATGACTATAGCGTCTATTACATCTGTGACAGCAGCGCTTTTGATACTTGGTTTGTTTTTAATGATCATACTAAATGTTGATTCTATGGCGGACCAAGTTGAATCACAGCTTCAATTAAAGGCATTTATAAATGACAGCTATGATACAACAAAGGCTATGGAAGTAGGAGACAAGATAAAGGCGATAGATGGTGTAAAGTCTATTAAATTTGAATCAAAAGAGGATGCACTAAATAATTTCAAAAAGCAGTTAGGAGATAAAAGCTATTTAGTAAATGGGTTGCAGGATGATAACCCAATGCCACAATCTTTTATTGTTCAGGTATCCGACGCAAATATGATGAAACAAATTTCAAATGAGATAAAAAAGATTGATGGTGTAACACAAGTTAGTTATGGACAAGATGTAGTCGACAAACTGCTTGGAATTATAAAGATAATAAGGATAGTAGGGCTTTGCGTAATACTTATTCTCTTTATAATTTCAGTTGTTATAATTTCAAATACTATAAAACTTGGTGTATTTTCAAGGAGAAGAGAGATTAACATCATGAAGTACATCGGCGCTACAGATTGGTTTATAAGGTGGCCCTTCCTTGTTGAAGGAATTGTGCTTGGCCTTTTCGGGGCACTTTTGTCAATCATAGTATTGGGTTTATTATATGGTTATGCTACCGATATAGTAAATAACAAGCTAATAATATTTACATTATTGCCTGTTGGTAAAATACTGAGGCAATCTCTGCTGTATTTCTTGCTTATGGGATCAGTGATAGGGGCACTTGGAAGTGGTATATCAATTAAGAGATTTTTGAATGTGTGA
- a CDS encoding M23 family metallopeptidase, whose product MKEGRYRRIAFMVLLSVSILISSSPKADQLQDAKNKLNNVQNSINQNKAAQNQIAEQKKDLANELQNLDMKLNDTTKQLNDAQNKLNDIIAKLNKTQQDLDEAKKVEEKQQNTLKERVRAMYIGGGETGYLDVLLSSKSFADFITRLDVIKKLVGFDVNLLNSYQKQRQIVENKAKQLALVKKDAENYKNQVALRKRDIEVAMVSRQGIMRDLERQQKLYEEQEQALLNQSKQLEGIIASLQAKSSVVYSGGKLGWPVPSSSIITSPFGTRYHPILHEYKTHTGIDISASYGAAVVAAGDGKVIFAGYYGGYGNAVIIDHGGGISTLYGHNSELLVSVGDTVKRGQQIAKAGSTGLSTGPHCHFEVRKNGVPVNPMDWLK is encoded by the coding sequence TTGAAGGAAGGCAGATATCGAAGAATTGCTTTTATGGTTTTGCTTTCGGTATCTATTCTTATTTCATCATCTCCGAAGGCAGACCAGTTACAGGATGCTAAAAATAAGCTTAATAATGTCCAAAATTCTATAAATCAAAACAAGGCTGCGCAAAATCAGATAGCGGAACAAAAGAAAGACCTCGCAAATGAGCTTCAAAATCTTGATATGAAGTTAAATGACACTACAAAACAATTGAATGATGCACAAAATAAGCTTAATGACATTATCGCAAAATTAAACAAAACACAACAAGACTTAGATGAGGCAAAAAAAGTTGAAGAAAAGCAGCAGAATACCTTAAAAGAAAGAGTAAGGGCTATGTACATAGGCGGTGGCGAGACAGGATACCTCGATGTACTATTGAGCTCTAAGAGCTTTGCAGATTTTATTACGAGGCTAGATGTCATCAAGAAGCTTGTAGGATTTGATGTTAATCTCCTCAATTCATATCAAAAACAAAGGCAAATTGTAGAAAATAAGGCTAAGCAGCTTGCACTTGTAAAAAAGGATGCAGAAAATTATAAAAACCAGGTAGCATTGAGAAAAAGAGATATAGAGGTTGCAATGGTATCGAGACAAGGAATTATGAGGGATTTGGAAAGACAGCAAAAACTGTACGAAGAGCAAGAACAAGCCTTATTGAACCAATCTAAACAATTGGAGGGCATTATTGCGAGCCTTCAAGCAAAATCTAGTGTTGTATATTCAGGAGGAAAATTAGGCTGGCCGGTTCCAAGCAGTTCAATTATTACATCACCTTTTGGGACAAGGTACCATCCGATATTGCATGAATATAAGACACATACGGGTATAGATATATCTGCATCTTATGGTGCAGCAGTTGTTGCAGCTGGTGATGGCAAAGTCATTTTTGCTGGATATTATGGTGGATATGGTAATGCCGTGATAATAGACCACGGTGGCGGAATATCGACATTGTATGGACACAATTCCGAGCTTCTTGTAAGTGTAGGTGATACAGTTAAAAGAGGCCAGCAGATCGCAAAAGCCGGAAGTACAGGACTTTCTACAGGTCCACACTGTCATTTCGAAGTACGTAAAAACGGTGTTCCTGTGAATCCTATGGACTGGTTAAAATAA
- a CDS encoding S41 family peptidase: MNRRKIFTGAVLLVLITSILTFYLTKGIPLIFGGSAIVPRQEYELMKQYNKLFQVKNILNNDYVDKIDQSKLVDGSIKGLASSLGDPYTVYMDKKDYQDFTTQTTGSYAGVGIVVSVDKDGHIVVVSPIKNTPGERADIKSGDIILSVNNIKVSGNNLDQAVSLMKGPQGTNVSITLLRDNKMINKTLTREIIKLETISSTMLPNNIGYIKMTMFDENTSEDFTKALNKLKAQGLNGLIIDLRDNPGGILEQCVNVANELLPKGLIVSTKGRNKRDNQVIYAKGPGLGKPIALLVNGGSASASEILSGAIKDRNVGVLVGTKTFGKGLVQSIIDFGDGTALKYTSARYYTPSGVNIQGKGIEPNYVVELPKNYVVTDKPDLKGDTQLIKAYDIVKSEVK; the protein is encoded by the coding sequence ATGAATAGACGTAAAATTTTTACCGGGGCGGTATTACTAGTATTAATAACAAGTATATTAACATTTTATTTGACAAAGGGGATACCTTTAATATTTGGTGGCTCTGCCATAGTGCCACGGCAAGAATACGAATTAATGAAGCAATACAATAAACTTTTTCAGGTTAAAAACATATTAAACAATGATTATGTCGACAAAATTGATCAATCAAAGCTTGTGGATGGTTCCATAAAAGGACTCGCAAGTTCACTTGGTGATCCATATACGGTTTATATGGATAAAAAAGACTATCAAGATTTTACGACACAGACGACAGGTTCCTATGCTGGCGTAGGTATTGTCGTTTCTGTTGATAAAGATGGACATATTGTTGTTGTTTCCCCTATAAAAAATACTCCTGGTGAAAGAGCAGATATAAAATCGGGTGATATAATTCTCTCTGTCAACAATATAAAAGTCAGTGGCAATAATCTTGATCAGGCTGTATCACTTATGAAAGGACCACAAGGCACAAATGTTTCAATAACATTATTAAGGGATAATAAAATGATAAATAAGACATTGACGAGAGAGATAATAAAGCTTGAGACAATAAGCAGCACAATGCTTCCTAATAATATAGGGTATATAAAGATGACTATGTTCGATGAGAATACTTCAGAAGATTTTACTAAAGCGTTGAACAAATTAAAAGCTCAAGGTTTAAATGGCTTGATAATAGATTTAAGGGATAATCCGGGAGGAATCCTTGAACAATGCGTTAATGTCGCTAATGAATTATTGCCAAAAGGTCTTATTGTTTCAACTAAAGGGAGAAATAAGCGGGATAATCAAGTGATTTATGCAAAGGGACCCGGCCTGGGCAAACCAATTGCATTGCTTGTAAATGGTGGTAGTGCTAGTGCATCTGAGATATTATCTGGTGCTATAAAAGATAGAAACGTAGGTGTACTCGTCGGTACTAAGACATTTGGAAAGGGGCTCGTACAATCAATAATCGATTTTGGTGATGGTACTGCATTGAAATATACTTCTGCAAGATATTATACCCCAAGTGGTGTTAATATACAGGGAAAGGGTATTGAGCCAAATTATGTTGTTGAGCTTCCTAAAAACTATGTCGTTACAGATAAACCTGATTTAAAAGGCGATACACAATTGATTAAAGCTTATGACATCGTAAAGTCAGAGGTTAAATAA
- a CDS encoding PDZ domain-containing protein, with protein MVFIKLIWLIVKSVSLMILNPLMWLVVGFIVLQYKKNIELEREIIGKEQNSLKDQTLDSVIYGFLTGILGSIIIVSLGITLDNIGIEYVFPLAILLLLINPRYICFSYAGGIVSIVSLLTGFPKVNVAGLMAIVGILHLMESILIYVDGAVNSIPIFVEQKNGKIIGGYTMRKFWPIPFVALATTTAVTGGASSINMPDWWPLLGPSSNIKDIMFMLLPVVAALGYGDIALTEMPQKRAKKSAIRLLAFSIVLILLSLIGSKYYIFKWIAAIFGPLAHEMLIIIGQKEEKSKSPLFEAQETGLMVLATMRNSPAEQIGIKPGDIIMRINDITINSEEDIKRMLIAEPTIIYIVVKEPDGNYVNYEYRNCRGIKWLGVLVVPRYAKTVFRLEDMENGGLIRSIINKFKKRN; from the coding sequence ATGGTATTTATAAAATTGATTTGGTTGATTGTTAAGTCTGTTTCATTAATGATATTAAATCCATTGATGTGGTTAGTAGTTGGGTTTATAGTATTACAGTATAAAAAAAATATTGAACTAGAGAGAGAAATAATAGGGAAGGAGCAGAATTCACTAAAGGATCAAACGCTTGATTCTGTTATATATGGCTTTTTAACTGGGATCCTTGGAAGTATTATAATTGTATCACTTGGAATAACTTTAGACAATATAGGCATAGAATATGTATTTCCGTTAGCTATACTTCTACTGCTTATTAATCCAAGGTATATCTGTTTTTCATACGCCGGTGGGATAGTGTCTATTGTAAGTTTATTGACAGGTTTTCCAAAGGTAAATGTTGCGGGGCTTATGGCTATCGTTGGTATTCTACATCTTATGGAGAGTATACTTATTTATGTTGATGGAGCAGTTAATAGTATACCGATATTCGTAGAACAGAAAAATGGTAAAATTATTGGCGGGTATACAATGCGAAAATTCTGGCCTATTCCATTTGTAGCCTTAGCTACAACTACTGCAGTAACAGGTGGTGCATCATCTATAAATATGCCCGATTGGTGGCCTTTACTTGGACCATCCTCAAATATTAAGGATATAATGTTTATGTTGTTACCTGTTGTTGCGGCATTAGGATATGGCGATATTGCCCTTACTGAGATGCCACAAAAAAGAGCAAAAAAATCTGCCATAAGACTATTAGCATTCAGCATAGTTTTAATATTGTTATCGCTTATAGGAAGTAAGTATTATATATTTAAATGGATTGCCGCGATATTTGGGCCTTTAGCCCATGAGATGCTTATAATAATAGGACAAAAAGAGGAAAAAAGTAAAAGCCCATTATTTGAAGCACAGGAAACAGGATTAATGGTTCTTGCTACTATGAGAAATTCTCCTGCTGAGCAGATCGGTATAAAACCCGGTGATATCATTATGAGGATAAATGATATTACAATTAATAGTGAAGAAGATATAAAAAGGATGCTTATTGCTGAACCAACAATTATATATATTGTGGTAAAAGAACCTGATGGAAATTATGTAAATTATGAATACAGAAACTGTAGAGGGATTAAATGGCTGGGTGTTTTAGTGGTACCGCGATATGCCAAAACAGTATTTCGATTAGAGGATATGGAAAACGGAGGATTAATAAGAAGTATAATAAACAAATTTAAAAAAAGAAACTAG